In Streptomyces sp. TS71-3, the following proteins share a genomic window:
- a CDS encoding aromatic amino acid lyase gives MRAPGRRGRTGPALVPGGVLGAEAEGCTDNPVFVDGEVLHGGNFHAAPVALASEQHLLCLHQLAFLAERQLALVLDPAHNGGQPPMLTPTPGPASGFAGVQLAATSHLGAIRQHGYPASLTPVPTNLGNQDHVPMALNSANAVAGALRRAWWITASLFLAVTQLTHLTGSAAGEGLWQRLADGWTPLGSDRPLADEVDATARLIERHFTSVQEEHG, from the coding sequence GTGCGCGCCCCAGGTCGTCGGGGCCGTACTGGACCAGCTCTCGTTCCAGGGGGTGTGCTGGGCGCGGAGGCCGAGGGCTGCACCGACAACCCGGTCTTCGTGGACGGCGAGGTCCTGCACGGCGGCAACTTCCACGCCGCGCCGGTCGCGCTCGCCTCCGAGCAGCACCTGCTCTGTCTGCACCAGCTCGCCTTCCTGGCGGAACGGCAACTCGCCCTGGTGCTGGATCCCGCGCACAACGGAGGGCAGCCGCCGATGCTGACGCCCACCCCGGGCCCGGCCAGCGGGTTCGCGGGGGTGCAACTGGCGGCCACCTCCCACCTGGGCGCGATCCGCCAGCACGGCTACCCCGCCTCGCTGACCCCAGTACCGACCAACCTGGGCAACCAGGACCACGTTCCGATGGCCCTCAACAGCGCCAACGCGGTCGCGGGCGCCCTGCGACGGGCGTGGTGGATCACGGCCTCGCTGTTCCTGGCCGTCACGCAACTCACCCACCTCACCGGCAGCGCCGCCGGCGAAGGGCTCTGGCAGCGGCTCGCGGACGGCTGGACCCCTCTGGGGAGCGACCGTCCGCTGGCAGACGAGGTCGACGCCACGGCCCGGCTGATCGAAAGGCACTTCACCAGCGTGCAGGAGGAGCACGGATGA